In Rattus norvegicus strain BN/NHsdMcwi chromosome 3, GRCr8, whole genome shotgun sequence, a genomic segment contains:
- the Or8k40 gene encoding olfactory receptor Olr514: MKEHNFTVMTEFILLGITDRSDLEVPLFGLFLVIYMTSMVGNLGIIVLTKVDSRLQTPMYFFLRHLAITDLGYSTAVGPKMLENFVVDQNTISFHLCATQLAFFLVFIGSELFILSAMSYDRYVAICKPLLYTVLMSPKVCWVLMAMPYLYCTFVSLLITVNIFTSSFCGYNIINHFFCDCIPLLSLLCSHAEEIAFIVMIFAAFDLIVSLLIVLVSYMFILTAVLRMNSAEGRYKAFSTCGSHLTVVTVFYGTLIFMYVQPQSSHSTDTDKVSSIFYTLVIPMLNPLIYSLRNKDVKFALQRTWRNICKTFP; encoded by the coding sequence atgaaggaacacAATTTCACAGTGATGACTGAATTCATCCTATTGGGTATCACTGACCGTTCTGATTTGGAGGTCCCATTATTTGGGCTGTTTCTTGTCATATACATGACCTCAATGGTAGGTAATTTGGGAATCATTGTTCTCACCAAAGTGGACTCACGCCTGCAAAcacccatgtatttctttctcagACACCTGGCTATTACAGATCTTGGATATTCTACAGCCGTGGGACCCAAAATGTTGGAAAATTTCGTTGTAGATCAAAATACAATATCATTTCATCTTTGTGCCACACAGCTAGCTTTCTTTCTTGTATTCATTGGTAGTGAGCTATTCATTCTCTCTGCAAtgtcctatgaccgctatgtaGCTATCTGTAAGCCTCTGCTCTACACTGTCCTCATGTCACCGAAAGTTTGTTGGGTTCTTATGGCAATGCCTTATCTGTACTGCACATTTGTGTCTCTTCTCATCACAGTGAATATTTTTACTTCATCCTTCTGTGGCTACAATATCATTAATCATTTCTTCTGTGACTGTATTCCCTTGCTGTCTCTACTATGTTCACATGCAGAGGAAATCGCATTTATTGTTATGATCTTTGCTGCTTTTGATTTGATTGTGTCTCTCCTTATTGTTCTAGTGTCCTACATGTTTATCCTCACAGCAGTTCTCAGGATGAACTCTGCAGAGGGCAGGTACAAGGCTTTCTCAACATGTGGTTCCCATCTAACAGTGGTGACAGTATTCTATGGTACtttaatatttatgtatgtacagCCTCAGTCCAGTCATTCCACTGACACTGATAAGGTGTCTTCCATTTTTTACACCCTGGTTATACCTATGTTAAATCCTTTGATCTATAGTTTGAGGAACAAAGATGTAAAATTTGCCCTACAAAGGACTTGGAGAAATATTTGTAAAACATTCCCTTAG